One window of Neptuniibacter halophilus genomic DNA carries:
- the murC gene encoding UDP-N-acetylmuramate--L-alanine ligase, producing the protein MTQQKALTRFEIPEMRRISRIHFIGIGGVGMCGIAEVLLNQGYQISGSDIKPSATTNRLQGLGMTICIGHSEENVSAVDVVVVSTAVNEENPEVKAAREQRIPIVRRAEMLAELMRYRHGIAVAGTHGKTTTTSLLASIFAEGELDPTFVIGGRLNSAGTNAKMGTSRYLVAEADESDASFLHLQPMVAIVTNIDADHMETYENDFSRLKRTFVEFLHNLPFYGLAVMCVDDPVVREILPEVSRPVLTYGVSDDADYRAENIRQLGMCTQFTVKRPDGFADLEVSLNMPGHHNMLNALATIAVATDEGISDEAICAALEKFEGVGRRFQVLGDVPVSGGDAMLVDDYGHHPREVNAVVKAIREGWPDKRLVMIYQPHRYSRTRDLYEDFVEVLSEVDVLLLLEVYPAGEEPVAGADSRSLCRSIRQRGRLDPVFVSDKDSVAEVLRDILQPDDLLLTQGAGDITALAHQLKQLSLVAEETA; encoded by the coding sequence ATGACACAGCAAAAAGCACTGACCCGTTTTGAAATTCCTGAGATGCGCCGTATCAGCCGGATCCACTTTATCGGTATTGGTGGTGTGGGTATGTGCGGTATTGCCGAAGTGCTGCTGAATCAGGGGTATCAGATCTCCGGGTCTGATATTAAGCCGTCTGCGACGACTAACCGTCTGCAGGGGCTGGGTATGACGATCTGTATCGGCCATTCAGAGGAAAATGTGTCTGCGGTTGATGTGGTGGTGGTCTCTACTGCGGTGAACGAGGAAAACCCGGAAGTTAAAGCGGCCAGAGAACAGCGGATTCCGATCGTTCGTCGTGCAGAGATGCTGGCCGAACTGATGCGTTACCGGCACGGTATTGCGGTAGCCGGTACTCACGGTAAAACCACGACAACCAGTCTGTTGGCATCGATCTTTGCCGAGGGCGAGCTGGACCCGACTTTTGTGATCGGTGGCCGCCTCAACAGTGCCGGCACCAATGCGAAGATGGGTACCAGCCGCTATCTGGTAGCGGAAGCGGATGAAAGTGATGCCTCATTCCTGCATCTTCAGCCGATGGTGGCGATCGTGACTAATATCGACGCCGACCATATGGAAACCTATGAGAACGACTTCTCGAGGCTGAAGCGCACGTTTGTTGAGTTTCTGCATAATCTGCCTTTCTATGGATTGGCAGTGATGTGTGTGGATGATCCGGTTGTACGGGAGATTCTGCCTGAGGTCAGCCGTCCGGTATTGACCTACGGGGTTTCTGATGATGCCGATTATCGGGCTGAGAATATTCGCCAGTTGGGGATGTGCACCCAGTTTACGGTGAAGCGTCCGGATGGCTTTGCTGATCTGGAAGTTTCGCTGAATATGCCGGGTCATCACAATATGCTGAATGCGCTGGCTACCATTGCCGTGGCCACCGATGAGGGGATCTCCGATGAGGCGATCTGTGCCGCGCTGGAGAAATTTGAAGGGGTCGGCCGTCGCTTCCAGGTATTGGGCGATGTGCCCGTGTCGGGCGGTGATGCCATGCTGGTGGATGATTATGGTCACCATCCGCGTGAGGTCAATGCGGTCGTTAAAGCGATCCGGGAAGGCTGGCCTGATAAACGCCTGGTGATGATCTATCAGCCGCACCGTTATAGCCGTACCCGTGACCTGTACGAAGATTTTGTTGAAGTGCTGTCCGAAGTGGATGTGTTGCTGCTGCTGGAAGTCTATCCGGCCGGTGAAGAGCCGGTAGCGGGTGCTGACAGTCGCAGCCTGTGTCGGAGTATCCGTCAGCGTGGACGTCTTGATCCGGTATTTGTCAGTGACAAAGATTCCGTTGCTGAGGTGCTGCGCGATATTTTGCAGCCGGATGATCTGCTGCTGACTCAGGGGGCTGGTGATATCACCGCCCTGGCCCATCAGTTGAAACAGTTATCGCTGGTTGCGGAGGAAACGGCATGA
- a CDS encoding cell division protein FtsQ/DivIB — MKPWRSVESESAESKDGDAEPVKARGASRAPLKKAEVRGTGNKAEKVHRDPEIWWQPFWTSSSLLLFCGLLWGLSEQIWQWLDRPVTQVVIEGQARHLDRAGLARQIGRELRQPLLSVDISMIREQVGEHPWVRVAAIRRDWPDTLVVEIEEEVPVARWGERGLLNHQGDIFWPELKEEYRNLPRLSGPAPDTSRVMSQFHDLNQMFRPAGLKVNSLELEARGAWSLELDNQIRVVVGREAVNERLQRFLMLYQRRLKDQAEKIEQIDIRYPHGVAVKWRQMPEDENAG, encoded by the coding sequence ATGAAACCCTGGCGCTCGGTGGAGAGTGAATCGGCGGAGTCAAAGGACGGCGATGCAGAGCCCGTAAAAGCGCGCGGAGCCAGCCGGGCGCCTCTGAAAAAAGCTGAGGTGCGCGGTACCGGAAACAAAGCAGAAAAGGTTCACCGTGATCCTGAAATCTGGTGGCAACCTTTCTGGACCAGCTCATCGCTGCTGCTTTTTTGTGGCTTGTTATGGGGGCTGAGTGAACAGATATGGCAGTGGCTGGACAGGCCGGTTACTCAGGTTGTGATTGAGGGGCAGGCGAGGCATCTGGATCGTGCCGGACTGGCCCGGCAGATTGGCAGGGAGCTTCGGCAACCGCTGCTGTCGGTGGATATTTCGATGATCCGGGAACAGGTGGGTGAACATCCCTGGGTCCGGGTGGCGGCGATTCGCCGGGACTGGCCGGACACGCTGGTGGTGGAGATAGAGGAAGAGGTACCGGTAGCCCGCTGGGGTGAGCGCGGATTGCTGAACCATCAGGGGGATATCTTCTGGCCAGAGCTGAAAGAGGAGTACCGGAACCTGCCACGGTTAAGTGGGCCGGCGCCAGATACCTCCCGGGTGATGTCGCAGTTTCATGACCTCAACCAAATGTTCCGACCGGCAGGTTTGAAGGTCAATAGTCTGGAGCTGGAAGCACGTGGGGCCTGGAGCCTTGAGCTGGATAACCAGATCCGTGTTGTGGTTGGAAGAGAAGCGGTAAATGAGCGGTTGCAGCGTTTTCTGATGCTCTACCAGCGGCGCCTGAAAGATCAGGCGGAAAAAATTGAACAGATCGATATTCGCTACCCGCATGGGGTGGCAGTTAAATGGCGGCAGATGCCTGAAGATGAAAATGCAGGATAA
- the murD gene encoding UDP-N-acetylmuramoyl-L-alanine--D-glutamate ligase has product MGLIASDQFKIVVGLGKTGLACARFLAKKGVPFAVADSREQPPGADELRQEMPDVELRCGEFDPAFLGRADELILSPGVAKDQPAIQTAVAAGASLSGDIDLFCREISAPIIAITGSNAKSTVTSLVGEMAAAAGIDVGVCGNIGTPVLEMLEQPEKALYVMELSSFQLETTHELRAEVATVLNISPDHMDRYESFQDYYQAKHRIFRGAKAVVVNRDDQLTMPLLPMGVPQSGFHLGKPDLKLFGLIKEDGETWLALGLEKLLPVSALKIRGSHNMANALAALALGQQAGIPMPAMLQALQAYTGLRHRCEWVAEKNGVVFFNDSKGTNVGASVAALNGLGETLPDGGKLVLIAGGDGKGAEFTELAEPLQRYGRGLVYLGTDGARLAGDCGDIDKQSADSMESAVQQAATMARAGDIVLLSPACASFDMFSGFPARGEAFVKAVEAL; this is encoded by the coding sequence GTGGGACTGATAGCCAGCGATCAATTTAAAATCGTTGTCGGTTTAGGTAAAACCGGGCTGGCCTGTGCGCGCTTTTTGGCGAAGAAAGGGGTTCCGTTTGCCGTCGCTGATAGCCGGGAGCAGCCTCCGGGTGCAGATGAATTGCGTCAGGAAATGCCGGATGTTGAGCTGCGTTGCGGTGAATTTGACCCCGCTTTTCTCGGTCGTGCCGATGAGCTGATCCTCAGTCCGGGCGTTGCTAAAGATCAACCTGCTATTCAGACTGCCGTGGCGGCGGGTGCCAGTCTGAGTGGTGATATTGACCTGTTCTGTCGTGAAATCAGCGCGCCGATTATCGCGATTACCGGTTCCAATGCAAAAAGCACGGTAACCAGTCTGGTCGGAGAGATGGCCGCAGCAGCGGGTATTGATGTCGGGGTGTGTGGAAATATTGGTACGCCGGTGCTGGAGATGCTGGAGCAGCCGGAAAAAGCGCTCTATGTCATGGAGCTGTCCAGTTTTCAGCTTGAGACCACCCATGAGCTGCGCGCGGAAGTCGCTACCGTGCTGAATATCAGTCCGGATCACATGGATCGTTACGAATCGTTTCAGGATTATTATCAGGCAAAACACCGGATCTTTCGTGGTGCTAAAGCGGTCGTGGTGAATCGGGATGATCAACTGACCATGCCGCTGTTGCCCATGGGGGTGCCGCAGTCGGGTTTTCATCTGGGTAAACCCGATCTTAAGTTGTTCGGGCTGATTAAAGAGGACGGGGAAACCTGGCTGGCGCTGGGGTTAGAGAAGTTACTGCCGGTGTCAGCGTTAAAAATTCGTGGCAGTCACAATATGGCCAATGCCCTTGCAGCCCTCGCACTTGGCCAGCAGGCGGGCATACCGATGCCGGCGATGCTGCAGGCGTTGCAGGCGTATACCGGCCTGCGCCACCGCTGCGAATGGGTCGCAGAAAAAAATGGCGTGGTATTTTTTAACGATTCCAAAGGCACTAATGTCGGCGCCAGTGTCGCAGCGCTGAATGGTTTAGGTGAAACCCTGCCAGACGGCGGTAAGTTAGTCCTGATCGCGGGTGGCGATGGTAAAGGTGCCGAATTTACCGAGCTGGCTGAACCGCTACAGCGCTATGGACGTGGGCTGGTGTATCTGGGAACGGATGGTGCACGTCTGGCCGGCGATTGTGGCGATATTGATAAACAGTCGGCGGATTCAATGGAGAGCGCGGTACAGCAAGCTGCGACCATGGCCCGGGCAGGCGATATTGTTCTGCTCTCACCGGCTTGTGCAAGCTTTGATATGTTCTCCGGGTTTCCGGCCCGGGGTGAGGCGTTTGTTAAGGCGGTGGAGGCACTCTGA
- a CDS encoding UDP-N-acetylmuramoyl-tripeptide--D-alanyl-D-alanine ligase: MIGQWNLAQLQTQFGGELTQDCAFTGVSTDTRSLQPGDLFVALVGPNFDGHNFIQQALDKGAVAAVVSRPLEQADLPQWLVEDTLIALGQLALSNRQRFTGPVYAVTGSSGKTTVKEMLRSILAQHQQVLATRGNLNNEIGVPLTLLELSDSDQVAVIEQGASGAGEIAYTTSLSLPQVAILNNAMGAHLEGFGSLQGVVEAKAEIYSQLAKTEGTAVINLDDPHAEYWLKTTAGVRQTGFSTEYPEADLRASHIETADNGCYSFLLHRGEENRPVRLQVMGKHNVANALAAAAAVSARGMPLEQIVSGLEAFTAVAGRMKPLKAAGAVVIDDSYNANPGSVAAAMDLLVSLPGESVLVLGDMAELGEDAQAQHEKVGCRAAQKGVGRFWATGALSRHSVSAYQSESAGEGRHFETREELINALREVAGPGVNILVKGSRSAAMDQVVAGLTKGEEE, from the coding sequence ATGATCGGGCAATGGAATCTGGCTCAGTTGCAGACTCAGTTTGGTGGTGAGCTCACTCAGGATTGCGCGTTTACCGGGGTGAGTACCGATACCCGAAGTCTGCAGCCGGGTGACCTTTTTGTGGCGTTGGTCGGGCCAAATTTTGATGGCCATAACTTTATTCAGCAGGCGCTGGACAAAGGGGCGGTCGCTGCGGTAGTTTCGCGGCCCCTTGAGCAGGCAGACCTGCCACAGTGGCTGGTTGAGGACACCCTGATTGCTCTGGGACAGTTAGCGCTGTCTAACCGGCAACGCTTTACCGGACCGGTGTATGCGGTGACCGGAAGTAGCGGTAAAACCACCGTTAAAGAGATGCTGCGTTCGATTCTGGCACAGCATCAGCAGGTGCTGGCAACACGCGGCAACCTGAATAACGAAATCGGTGTGCCTCTGACGCTGCTGGAACTGAGTGATTCGGATCAGGTGGCTGTGATTGAGCAGGGTGCCAGCGGTGCTGGCGAGATTGCGTATACCACTTCATTGTCGTTGCCGCAGGTGGCGATTCTGAATAATGCAATGGGCGCGCATCTGGAAGGGTTCGGTTCTTTGCAGGGAGTGGTTGAAGCGAAAGCTGAAATTTACTCGCAGTTGGCAAAAACCGAAGGGACCGCGGTCATTAATCTGGATGACCCGCATGCGGAGTATTGGTTAAAAACCACCGCCGGTGTGCGTCAGACGGGTTTCTCAACCGAGTATCCTGAAGCTGATTTGCGGGCGTCCCATATAGAAACAGCGGATAACGGTTGTTACTCGTTTCTATTACACCGGGGCGAAGAAAATCGTCCGGTTCGGTTGCAGGTGATGGGTAAGCATAACGTCGCCAATGCACTGGCTGCTGCAGCGGCGGTCAGTGCCAGAGGTATGCCTCTGGAACAGATTGTCAGCGGGCTGGAAGCCTTTACCGCCGTAGCCGGGCGCATGAAACCGCTGAAGGCTGCCGGTGCTGTGGTCATTGATGACAGTTATAACGCCAACCCCGGATCGGTTGCGGCGGCGATGGACCTGCTGGTCAGTTTGCCGGGTGAATCTGTTCTGGTGTTGGGGGATATGGCTGAACTGGGCGAAGATGCTCAGGCTCAGCACGAGAAGGTCGGTTGCCGGGCAGCGCAGAAGGGGGTTGGTCGCTTTTGGGCGACTGGCGCGCTGTCACGGCACTCCGTTTCTGCCTATCAGAGTGAATCTGCAGGTGAGGGACGGCATTTTGAAACACGAGAAGAATTAATCAACGCATTGCGTGAGGTGGCCGGACCGGGAGTGAATATTCTGGTGAAGGGCTCCCGTAGTGCGGCTATGGATCAGGTCGTAGCAGGCCTGACAAAAGGGGAAGAAGAGTAA
- the mraY gene encoding phospho-N-acetylmuramoyl-pentapeptide-transferase codes for MLPLLAEFLSQYYSGFAVFQYLTLRGILGVLTALLISLLVGPYVINKLRSNQIGQAIRDDGPQTHLSKAGTPTMGGALILVAIAISTLLWSDLSNLYVWITLGVTLIFGAVGWVDDYRKVVEKNPRGLPAKWKYLWQSVGGLGAAVLLYAMAGSPAETSLLIPFLKNVSIELGIFFIVFTYFVIVGSSNAVNLTDGLDGLAILPTVLVGGALGVFAYLSGNANFSQYLLIPYIPGSGELIIFCGAIVGAGLGFLWFNTYPAQVFMGDVGALSLGAALGVVAVIVRQELVLFIMGGVFVAETVSVILQVASFKTTGRRIFRMAPLHHHFELKGWPEPRVIVRFWIITVVLVLIGLASLKIR; via the coding sequence ATGCTACCACTGCTGGCGGAATTTTTATCACAATACTACAGCGGTTTCGCGGTATTTCAGTACCTGACGCTGCGCGGGATTCTCGGGGTGCTGACGGCGCTGCTGATATCTCTGCTGGTCGGTCCGTACGTGATCAATAAACTCCGCAGTAATCAGATCGGTCAGGCGATACGCGATGACGGCCCGCAGACTCATCTGAGTAAAGCCGGTACGCCTACCATGGGGGGGGCGCTCATTCTCGTCGCCATCGCGATCAGTACCCTTTTGTGGAGCGACCTGAGTAATCTGTACGTCTGGATTACGCTCGGCGTGACATTGATATTCGGCGCTGTGGGCTGGGTCGATGACTATCGTAAAGTGGTTGAAAAGAATCCGCGTGGCCTGCCGGCTAAATGGAAATACCTGTGGCAGTCTGTGGGTGGTCTTGGTGCGGCGGTACTGCTCTACGCCATGGCGGGGTCGCCAGCCGAAACCTCTCTGCTGATCCCTTTTTTGAAGAATGTTTCCATTGAACTGGGGATCTTTTTCATTGTCTTTACCTACTTCGTTATTGTCGGCAGCTCGAATGCCGTGAACCTGACTGACGGTCTGGATGGTCTGGCGATTCTGCCGACTGTGCTGGTGGGTGGTGCGCTGGGTGTGTTTGCTTACCTGTCGGGTAACGCTAATTTCTCACAGTATCTGTTGATCCCTTATATACCGGGTTCGGGTGAGCTGATTATCTTCTGTGGAGCCATTGTGGGTGCCGGACTCGGCTTCCTCTGGTTTAACACCTATCCGGCGCAGGTATTTATGGGTGACGTAGGCGCACTGTCGCTGGGGGCCGCACTTGGGGTAGTGGCAGTGATTGTCCGGCAGGAGCTGGTGCTGTTTATTATGGGTGGTGTGTTTGTAGCAGAAACCGTATCAGTGATTCTGCAGGTAGCGTCGTTCAAAACGACCGGTCGACGGATTTTCCGTATGGCGCCATTGCACCACCATTTTGAGCTGAAAGGGTGGCCGGAACCCCGGGTTATCGTTCGGTTCTGGATTATTACTGTTGTGCTGGTTCTGATCGGACTGGCCTCGCTGAAGATTCGTTAG
- the murG gene encoding undecaprenyldiphospho-muramoylpentapeptide beta-N-acetylglucosaminyltransferase, translating into MSQAKQKVALLMAGGTGGHVFPALATAEKLQQQGVHVEWLGSRHGIEAELVPAAGIKLHSIEVRGLRGKGKLSLLLAPFKLLLALWQALGVVRAVRPDVVLGMGGFASGPGGLAAWLLRIPLVIHEQNAVAGMTNKALSGLSRQVLEAFQGAFKPGLVTRSVGNPVRGSILQVAAPEQRMAGRSGPIRVLVVGGSLGAKAINDLLPEVLAEIAPEQRPQVWHQTGKRNFEETRQRYQTLGLDECRVVPFIDAMDEAYAWADLVICRAGALTVSELGIAGVASVLVPFPHAVDDHQTKNAGYLAERGAALLIQQADLDKETLKRVLTEQLNQRETLIDMANKALALGKPESSDEVADVCLEAIK; encoded by the coding sequence ATGAGTCAGGCAAAGCAGAAAGTCGCCTTGCTGATGGCCGGGGGAACCGGTGGCCATGTGTTTCCGGCACTGGCGACTGCTGAAAAACTGCAGCAACAGGGCGTGCATGTGGAGTGGTTAGGTTCGCGTCATGGCATTGAGGCTGAGCTGGTACCTGCTGCCGGGATAAAATTGCACTCCATTGAGGTGCGTGGTTTACGTGGCAAGGGAAAACTTAGTTTGTTGCTGGCGCCATTTAAACTTCTGCTGGCGTTGTGGCAGGCGCTGGGCGTTGTGCGCGCCGTGCGTCCGGATGTGGTACTGGGTATGGGAGGCTTTGCCTCGGGGCCGGGTGGACTGGCGGCATGGTTACTGCGAATCCCGTTGGTGATTCATGAGCAAAATGCGGTTGCGGGTATGACCAATAAAGCGCTGTCGGGTCTGTCCCGTCAGGTACTGGAGGCGTTTCAGGGAGCCTTTAAACCGGGGCTGGTAACACGCTCTGTGGGTAATCCGGTGCGTGGCAGTATTTTACAGGTCGCTGCGCCAGAACAGCGTATGGCGGGGCGTTCGGGCCCGATCCGGGTGCTGGTCGTAGGTGGCAGTCTGGGCGCAAAAGCGATCAATGACCTGCTGCCGGAAGTGCTGGCGGAGATTGCGCCGGAGCAGCGGCCGCAGGTGTGGCATCAGACCGGTAAGCGTAATTTTGAGGAAACCCGGCAGCGCTATCAGACGCTGGGGCTGGATGAATGCCGTGTTGTGCCGTTTATCGATGCCATGGATGAAGCTTATGCCTGGGCCGATCTGGTTATCTGCCGGGCCGGGGCACTGACCGTGAGTGAACTGGGTATCGCCGGAGTTGCTTCTGTGCTGGTGCCGTTTCCCCATGCGGTGGATGATCATCAGACCAAAAACGCCGGCTATCTGGCGGAACGCGGTGCCGCTTTGCTGATACAGCAGGCGGACCTGGATAAAGAGACTCTGAAAAGGGTATTGACTGAACAACTGAATCAGCGTGAAACGCTGATCGATATGGCCAATAAGGCCCTGGCTCTGGGTAAGCCTGAGTCCAGTGATGAGGTGGCAGATGTCTGCCTTGAGGCGATTAAGTAA
- a CDS encoding D-alanine--D-alanine ligase: protein MSVQIDPQLQAEFGRVAVIYGGNSSERPVSLKSGAEVLAGLQRAGVDAFGIDLYGPEGNQDPLTQLQSAEFDRAFLILHGPVGEDGTLQGALELLGKPYTGSGVAASAIGMDKYRTKQLWLGAGLPTPPFWVSDEEVALPELVARLGLPLIVKPAHEGSSIGMSKVESLEALQQALETASRFDRTVLAERWMSGGEFTVAILDGKALPPIQLVTDHAFYDYDAKYVATDTQYRFDHDLTAEREAELKRLAERAFAAVGCSGWGRVDIMRDEHGEFQLLEVNTAPGMTDHSLVPMAAREMDISFEQLVVKILRTAG, encoded by the coding sequence ATGAGTGTGCAGATCGATCCGCAGTTGCAGGCTGAATTTGGTCGGGTTGCTGTGATCTATGGTGGCAACTCATCGGAACGCCCTGTGTCGCTTAAAAGCGGGGCGGAAGTGCTGGCTGGTTTGCAGCGTGCCGGGGTTGATGCGTTCGGCATCGATCTCTATGGGCCTGAAGGTAATCAGGATCCGCTGACGCAGCTTCAGAGTGCAGAATTTGATCGGGCGTTTCTGATTTTACATGGACCGGTCGGCGAAGATGGCACCCTTCAGGGAGCGCTGGAACTGCTCGGTAAGCCCTATACCGGCAGCGGTGTGGCGGCATCTGCGATAGGCATGGATAAGTACCGCACCAAGCAGCTTTGGTTGGGCGCCGGTCTGCCGACTCCGCCATTCTGGGTGTCGGATGAAGAGGTGGCTCTGCCGGAACTGGTTGCCCGCCTTGGCTTGCCGCTGATTGTGAAGCCCGCGCATGAAGGCTCAAGTATTGGTATGAGCAAAGTGGAGTCACTGGAGGCGTTGCAGCAAGCTCTTGAAACCGCCAGCCGATTTGATCGCACCGTTCTGGCAGAGCGTTGGATGAGTGGCGGCGAGTTTACTGTAGCCATTCTGGATGGAAAGGCATTACCACCGATCCAGTTGGTCACCGACCATGCGTTTTATGATTATGACGCTAAGTATGTTGCAACCGATACCCAGTATCGTTTTGATCACGATCTGACTGCAGAAAGGGAAGCGGAGCTTAAGCGGCTGGCTGAACGGGCTTTTGCTGCAGTGGGATGTTCCGGCTGGGGACGAGTAGACATCATGCGTGATGAACACGGCGAATTTCAGCTATTAGAAGTGAACACCGCGCCGGGAATGACGGACCACAGTCTGGTGCCGATGGCCGCGCGGGAGATGGATATCAGTTTTGAACAGTTGGTCGTTAAAATCTTAAGAACGGCTGGCTGA
- the ftsW gene encoding putative lipid II flippase FtsW yields MQRIAELLPAARPSLPAVPGQNQLPFDPWVLSSALVLILTGFIMISSASLDVAMKNNGTPYFYVIRQGVFMLIALVGAVIVWNIPLRFWEQTGHWWMIGAGFLLILVLVPGIGKGVNGSNRWLPLGPLNLQASEVAKFCMVVYMGGYLVRRLDEVRSSWKGIAKPTLPLGIFCILLYFEPDFGALVVLMGTVMGMIFLGGMRFSQFLMVITGVIGLLVAVVGLQPYRVARLQSFLDPWSDPFGTGYQLSQAQIAFGRGEWFGTGLGNSVQKLFYLPEAHTDFVFSVLAEELGFIGAAFLVLTYAVLVVNIFRIGRRAEKLKAFFKAYVCYGFAIIFAGQALINIGVNVGALPTKGLTLPLVSYGGSSLLVSCAMLGLILRVDYELKAFGKQPAPEEENEKSEADVRTREKAA; encoded by the coding sequence ATGCAACGAATCGCAGAGCTGCTGCCGGCGGCCCGGCCTTCGTTACCTGCAGTGCCCGGCCAGAATCAGTTACCGTTTGATCCCTGGGTGTTGAGTAGTGCGCTGGTTTTGATTCTGACGGGATTTATCATGATCAGCTCTGCATCGCTGGATGTAGCGATGAAGAATAACGGCACTCCCTACTTTTATGTGATCCGTCAGGGAGTGTTTATGCTGATCGCGCTGGTGGGGGCGGTCATAGTGTGGAATATCCCGCTTCGGTTTTGGGAGCAAACCGGACACTGGTGGATGATTGGTGCCGGTTTTCTGCTGATTCTGGTGCTGGTGCCCGGTATCGGCAAAGGGGTGAATGGCAGTAATCGCTGGTTACCGCTGGGGCCATTGAACCTGCAGGCTTCCGAGGTCGCCAAGTTCTGCATGGTGGTTTACATGGGTGGTTATCTGGTGCGCCGGCTGGATGAGGTGCGCAGTAGCTGGAAAGGAATTGCGAAGCCAACCCTGCCATTGGGGATCTTCTGTATCCTGCTCTATTTTGAGCCTGATTTCGGGGCGCTGGTGGTGCTGATGGGTACTGTCATGGGGATGATCTTTCTCGGTGGTATGCGCTTTTCACAGTTTTTGATGGTTATCACCGGGGTTATCGGCCTGTTGGTGGCTGTGGTTGGGTTGCAACCCTACCGTGTAGCGCGTCTGCAGAGTTTTCTTGATCCCTGGTCGGACCCTTTTGGTACTGGCTATCAGTTGTCTCAGGCGCAGATCGCCTTTGGGCGCGGTGAGTGGTTTGGTACCGGCCTTGGGAACAGTGTACAGAAGCTGTTTTATCTGCCAGAGGCACACACCGACTTTGTATTCTCGGTGCTGGCTGAAGAGCTTGGCTTTATTGGTGCGGCATTTCTGGTGCTGACCTATGCCGTGCTGGTGGTGAATATTTTCCGGATCGGACGGCGGGCAGAGAAGTTAAAGGCATTTTTTAAAGCGTATGTCTGTTACGGCTTCGCGATTATTTTCGCCGGGCAGGCACTGATTAACATCGGCGTTAACGTGGGTGCTCTGCCGACCAAGGGGCTGACACTGCCATTGGTCAGTTATGGCGGCAGTAGTCTGCTGGTGAGTTGTGCCATGTTGGGTTTGATCCTGCGGGTAGACTATGAACTGAAGGCGTTCGGAAAGCAGCCGGCACCTGAAGAAGAGAATGAAAAAAGTGAGGCAGATGTGAGAACCAGGGAGAAAGCAGCATGA